A genomic window from Chrysoperla carnea chromosome 3, inChrCarn1.1, whole genome shotgun sequence includes:
- the LOC123296140 gene encoding jerky protein homolog-like: MSSKRKHKTLLLKDKIDILMKLDSGENISKLAKEYGVGRATLHDLKKNKQKIVEHVKAMESGPGNRKTLREGNCPKMENALYMWFMQQRSKHSPISGEILKAKAIEFYKNITQKDDFRASVGWFNKFKKRFGIRLLTVSGENPSSDGSAVQPFTPNLKEVNELSLLPDQIYNADDSEVFLRLLPNKKFLSSKEASSEETQQMVIAEEICEVVLEDETPVEILGPPTTAIAKIKPNTAFNCFNTCIKWAEENGVSANDIIILRKLREKVFQQELKVA; encoded by the coding sequence ATGTCGAGCAAACGGAAACATAAGACTCtacttttaaaagataaaattgatattttaatgaaGTTAGATAGCGGAGAAAACATCTCCAAACTTGCAAAAGAGTATGGAGTCGGACGTGCTACTTTGCAcgaccttaaaaaaaataaacagaagaTTGTGGAACATGTGAAGGCGATGGAATCTGGACCAGGAAATCGTAAAACATTAAGAGAAGGTAATTGTCCAAAGATGGAAAACGCTCTTTACATGTGGTTCATGCAACAGCGTTCTAAACACAGTCCTATATCTGGTGAAATTTTGAAAGCAAAAGCAATcgagttttataaaaacattactcAAAAAGATGATTTTCGTGCCAGTGTTGGAtggtttaacaaatttaaaaagcgaTTTGGTATACGTTTGTTAACCGTATCAGGGGAAAATCCCTCAAGCGATGGATCTGCAGTGCAGCCATTTACCCCAAATCTTAAAGAAGTGAATGAACTGAGTCTTCTTCCGGATCAAATATACAATGCAGACGACAGTGAAGTATTCTTGAGATTGTTgcccaataaaaaatttttatcctctaAAGAAGCAAGCTCGGAAGAAACACAGCAAATGGTTATAGCGGAAGAAATATGCGAAGTAGTACTAGAAGACGAAACTCCTGTAGAAATATTGGGGCCACCGACTACTGCAATTgctaaaataaaaccaaatacaGCATTCAATTGTTTCAATACCTGCATAAAATGGGCTGAAGAAAACGGTGTATCTGCCAATGATATAATCATTCTTCGAAAACTCAGAGAAAAGGTTTTTCAACAAGAACTAAAAGTTGCGTAA